One genomic segment of Brevibacillus laterosporus LMG 15441 includes these proteins:
- a CDS encoding cyclic peptide export ABC transporter, with protein sequence MKEVVKQARFVMLMCLILVLQMSTTVYAEMGSGEAAAAIEQLVNKTMESEKIPGAAIVVVKEGKTIYKQSFGVTDIQKQTPVTADTLFEINSNTKAFTALAIQQLIEQKRLSLDDSVQSIIPWFSATYKGQQETILIKHLLYHTSGFPFESIGFIPISSSERALEENVRALNNRELARKPGTEFEYATVNYDILGYIVEKVTGQSYEQYVQQQVITQLGLTNTFMKAQAPSEQMARGHKIGFFSPRVYDAPDYRGNTPAAYVVSSLNDMERWLHIQLGLEASGFPAELIHASHLPDRSVAPAANGSSYASGWMIFQNGGGQIAHGGNNPTFSSYMVFRPEEKLGAIVLTNIDSMNVSVMAEGAVKLLQGKEVPEVVDDTNLQTDRLASITLVILSVLVAVLTVAIGQAIVQILRGDRKLALNPGRICLTSLFAFVITCGVLSAAVYFLPDVFFFGLPWQFIEVWLPITIFYAMYVLLASVTLFTVYLTMIRLFPKSKETSLTPIVIQGLVSGFGNAMIIFMINIALTSINTFHVSVFLYFLLGISLYIVGEKMIRSRLIVITNQVVYEKRMELVHRIFRTPYQKYERIDNGQIYASLNNDTETISTISNIVVIALTSTVTLVFCFIYLAAMSLYGFLFCLAVIIIAAGLYTLAGRSANKVWEETRDIQNVFFSYINDMIGGFKELYLTRAQSREFEEHMDRSCYEYRHKRSAGQFKFVNVYLVGELLFVVVIGTVTFLFPIFFPQIPKHMLVSYVFVFLYMTGPVHGILNAVPELIRIKISWERLNALLDSLSSEKRRDDVDIAGLAVQDFETFTSDQVQFRYKNKEGEEFSVGPLDFSCRKGEIVFIVGGNGSGKSTFAKLITGLYEQDDGEFFINGQKVNADQRCEFFSVIFSDFYLFEKMYGVDYQAKQDEIRKHLEVLRIADKVEVDQTGMFSTTKLSTGQRKRLALMLSQIKDRPILLFDEWAADQDPEYRHFFYESLLPEMKKQGKCVIAITHDDRYFDLADQVVKMESGRIITQQTLSHA encoded by the coding sequence ATGAAAGAAGTAGTGAAACAAGCACGATTCGTAATGCTAATGTGCCTGATCCTCGTACTTCAAATGAGCACCACCGTGTATGCCGAAATGGGAAGTGGGGAAGCCGCTGCGGCGATCGAACAACTGGTCAATAAAACGATGGAGTCGGAGAAAATTCCGGGTGCAGCCATTGTTGTCGTCAAAGAGGGGAAAACGATTTACAAACAATCATTTGGAGTTACTGACATTCAAAAGCAAACCCCCGTAACTGCTGACACACTATTTGAAATCAACTCGAACACCAAGGCATTTACGGCACTAGCCATCCAACAGCTTATCGAGCAAAAACGTCTTTCGCTAGACGATTCTGTTCAGTCCATCATACCTTGGTTTTCAGCTACATATAAAGGACAGCAGGAAACGATCCTGATAAAGCATCTGTTATATCATACCAGTGGTTTTCCGTTTGAAAGCATTGGTTTTATCCCCATTTCATCCAGTGAGCGGGCCCTTGAAGAAAACGTACGTGCGCTCAATAACAGGGAATTAGCCCGCAAGCCAGGAACAGAGTTTGAATATGCAACGGTTAACTACGATATTCTAGGCTATATTGTTGAAAAAGTTACCGGGCAATCCTATGAACAGTATGTCCAACAGCAAGTTATTACTCAATTGGGCCTAACCAACACCTTTATGAAGGCACAGGCACCGAGTGAGCAAATGGCAAGAGGGCACAAAATCGGTTTCTTTTCCCCACGAGTGTATGATGCACCGGATTATCGTGGAAACACACCGGCGGCTTACGTGGTATCAAGTCTCAACGACATGGAGCGTTGGTTACATATTCAATTAGGGTTGGAGGCTTCAGGGTTTCCTGCTGAGTTAATACATGCCTCCCATCTGCCAGATCGATCTGTAGCTCCTGCGGCAAACGGTTCCTCGTATGCCTCAGGCTGGATGATTTTTCAAAATGGCGGTGGACAAATTGCACACGGTGGCAACAATCCTACTTTCTCCTCATACATGGTGTTTCGTCCAGAGGAAAAGCTGGGTGCCATCGTTTTGACGAATATTGACTCGATGAATGTGTCCGTTATGGCGGAGGGAGCCGTCAAGCTCTTGCAAGGAAAAGAAGTTCCAGAAGTAGTGGATGACACCAATCTACAAACAGATCGATTGGCAAGCATTACTCTCGTGATCCTTAGTGTCCTTGTGGCGGTCCTTACTGTTGCAATTGGTCAGGCCATAGTACAGATCCTTCGAGGTGATCGTAAACTTGCCTTAAATCCCGGGCGCATCTGTCTGACATCTTTGTTTGCTTTTGTGATAACATGCGGTGTTTTGTCAGCCGCTGTATACTTCTTGCCAGATGTGTTTTTCTTCGGTTTACCGTGGCAGTTTATTGAGGTTTGGCTTCCGATAACCATTTTTTACGCAATGTACGTCTTGCTAGCATCCGTCACTTTGTTTACCGTCTACCTAACCATGATTCGTTTATTTCCGAAATCCAAGGAAACCTCCCTGACCCCTATCGTTATACAAGGGCTTGTCAGCGGATTTGGAAATGCGATGATTATTTTCATGATCAATATAGCGCTCACTTCCATTAATACGTTTCACGTTTCTGTCTTTTTGTATTTTCTGTTAGGTATCTCGCTATATATTGTTGGGGAGAAAATGATTCGCAGCCGCCTCATTGTTATAACGAATCAGGTGGTATATGAAAAAAGAATGGAGCTAGTTCACAGAATTTTTAGGACTCCCTATCAAAAATATGAACGGATTGATAACGGCCAGATCTATGCGAGTTTAAACAACGATACGGAAACCATCAGTACGATTTCTAATATTGTCGTTATAGCACTGACCAGTACGGTTACACTGGTATTTTGCTTTATCTATCTAGCTGCAATGAGCCTTTACGGATTCTTGTTTTGTCTGGCTGTCATAATAATAGCGGCCGGCTTATATACACTGGCAGGCCGTTCGGCAAACAAGGTATGGGAGGAAACCAGAGACATCCAAAATGTGTTTTTCTCCTATATTAACGATATGATAGGGGGCTTTAAGGAGCTATATCTTACTCGCGCACAAAGCAGGGAATTTGAAGAACACATGGATAGAAGCTGTTATGAATATCGACACAAGCGATCTGCAGGTCAATTCAAGTTTGTAAATGTGTATTTAGTGGGAGAATTGCTGTTTGTAGTGGTAATCGGGACCGTTACCTTTTTGTTCCCCATTTTCTTCCCGCAGATCCCAAAGCATATGCTGGTAAGCTACGTGTTTGTCTTCCTGTATATGACGGGGCCGGTTCACGGCATATTAAATGCGGTACCTGAGCTGATCCGTATTAAGATTAGCTGGGAACGGTTAAATGCCTTGTTAGATTCGTTATCTTCGGAAAAGAGAAGGGATGATGTAGATATAGCTGGTCTTGCTGTCCAAGATTTTGAGACATTTACCTCTGATCAGGTGCAGTTCAGGTACAAAAACAAGGAAGGTGAGGAGTTTTCGGTGGGACCACTCGATTTTTCCTGTCGCAAAGGAGAAATCGTCTTCATTGTAGGTGGGAATGGGAGTGGGAAATCTACCTTTGCCAAACTGATTACAGGATTGTATGAGCAGGATGATGGCGAGTTTTTCATAAACGGGCAAAAAGTGAATGCCGATCAACGTTGTGAATTTTTCTCAGTTATCTTCAGTGATTTCTATCTATTCGAGAAAATGTATGGTGTTGATTACCAAGCTAAACAAGACGAGATACGGAAGCATTTAGAGGTGCTTCGTATAGCTGACAAAGTCGAAGTGGATCAAACCGGGATGTTTAGCACGACCAAGCTGTCTACAGGTCAACGAAAGCGCCTTGCCTTGATGCTAAGTCAGATAAAAGACAGACCGATACTTCTCTTCGATGAGTGGGCAGCGGATCAAGATCCAGAGTATCGGCACTTCTTTTACGAATCCTTGTTACCAGAAATGAAAAAGCAAGGAAAATGTGTAATTGCGATTACCCATGACGATCGTTACTTTGACCTCGCTGATCAGGTGGTTAAAATGGAGAGCGGGCGAATTATAACTCAGCAAACTCTTTCGCATGCCTGA